In a genomic window of Thiosocius teredinicola:
- a CDS encoding pseudouridine synthase: MRLDRFISQSAGISRSQARLLIRRGEISVGGEVAKDAARPVGEAETVTRGDLCLELPRPVYLMLNKPCGLLSATEDREQATVLSLLPPELAARVHLVGRLDKDTSGLLLLTDDGAWSHRIASPKHAIDKTYVAELAEPLVEDAEQRLAAGLLLRNEAQPTKPAILERLCATQVKISISEGRYHQVRRMFAALGNRVLSLHRERIGRLHLDAGLQTGQWRELTREERDCLA, translated from the coding sequence GTGAGGTTGGACCGTTTCATCAGTCAGTCCGCGGGGATATCGCGCAGCCAGGCGCGGTTGCTGATCCGGCGCGGGGAAATCAGCGTTGGCGGCGAGGTCGCCAAGGATGCCGCGCGCCCGGTCGGTGAAGCCGAAACAGTTACCCGCGGCGATCTGTGCCTCGAACTACCGCGTCCCGTCTACCTGATGTTGAACAAGCCTTGCGGATTGCTCAGCGCCACCGAGGATCGCGAGCAGGCAACCGTGTTGTCGCTGCTGCCACCGGAACTCGCCGCGCGCGTTCACTTGGTCGGTCGCCTAGACAAGGACACCAGCGGCCTGTTGCTGCTGACGGATGACGGCGCCTGGTCGCACCGCATTGCGTCACCGAAACACGCGATCGACAAAACCTACGTGGCCGAGCTGGCCGAGCCGTTGGTCGAGGATGCCGAGCAGCGCTTGGCGGCGGGCTTGCTGCTGCGTAACGAGGCCCAGCCAACCAAACCGGCCATTCTTGAACGCTTGTGTGCCACGCAGGTGAAGATCTCGATTTCCGAAGGTCGGTATCACCAGGTCCGTCGCATGTTTGCCGCACTCGGCAACCGGGTTTTGAGCCTGCATCGTGAGCGCATTGGCCGCCTTCATCTCGATGCCGGATTGCAGACCGGGCAATGGCGTGAACTCACTCGCGAAGAACGCGATTGTTTGGCTTAG
- a CDS encoding EF-hand domain-containing protein, translated as MKKTLLTLAAASAFVLSGVAGAAPTFKKADANGDGSVDAAEFAATKIERKFEKIDKNGDGSLNKDEYMAATEEDCE; from the coding sequence ATGAAAAAGACCCTTTTGACCCTTGCTGCAGCCTCTGCATTCGTTTTGTCTGGTGTGGCGGGTGCTGCCCCGACGTTCAAGAAAGCCGACGCCAACGGCGACGGCAGCGTCGACGCCGCTGAATTCGCCGCCACCAAGATCGAGCGCAAGTTCGAGAAAATCGACAAGAACGGCGACGGCTCGTTGAACAAAGACGAGTACATGGCCGCTACCGAAGAAGACTGCGAATAA
- a CDS encoding endonuclease/exonuclease/phosphatase family protein, translating to MLGLGAAMNAPYQDEAVEPTAADGRSLRLLSYNIQAGIDTRHYREYVTKGWKHLLPNRERLRNLNLIAEMLRGYDLVGLQEVDSGSLRSGFVDMTEYLAHRSGYQHWYRQVNRNMGLLAQHSNGFLSRIRPTRVSNHRLPPGNGRGAMLLEFGEGPDALVVCSMHLALSRRVRARQLDFINELVGEHRHIVVMGDLNAGCESTEVRSFIDKAGLTEPACDQATFPSWRPVRRIDHILVSQTLEVRNTRVVDYALSDHLPICVELLLPEGLRLAA from the coding sequence ATGTTGGGTCTGGGAGCCGCCATGAATGCGCCGTATCAGGACGAAGCCGTTGAGCCCACGGCGGCCGACGGGCGCAGTCTTCGCCTGCTGAGTTACAACATCCAGGCCGGCATCGATACCCGCCATTATCGCGAATACGTCACCAAGGGTTGGAAGCATCTGCTGCCCAACCGCGAACGCCTGCGCAACCTGAACCTGATCGCCGAGATGCTGCGTGGTTACGACCTGGTCGGCCTGCAGGAAGTCGATTCGGGTAGCCTGCGCAGCGGTTTCGTCGACATGACTGAGTACCTGGCTCACCGCAGCGGTTATCAGCACTGGTATCGCCAGGTCAATCGCAACATGGGCCTGCTAGCCCAACACAGCAATGGCTTTCTCAGCCGCATCCGCCCGACGCGTGTAAGCAATCACCGTCTGCCGCCGGGCAATGGCCGTGGCGCGATGCTGCTCGAATTCGGCGAAGGCCCGGATGCATTGGTCGTATGCAGTATGCACCTGGCACTGAGCCGGCGCGTGCGCGCACGCCAACTCGATTTCATCAATGAACTGGTCGGTGAGCATCGCCACATCGTCGTGATGGGCGATCTGAATGCCGGCTGTGAAAGCACCGAGGTGCGTTCGTTCATCGACAAGGCAGGGCTTACCGAACCCGCCTGCGACCAGGCCACGTTCCCCAGCTGGCGACCGGTGCGTCGTATCGATCACATCCTGGTATCGCAGACCCTCGAGGTGCGTAACACGCGCGTCGTTGACTATGCGCTGTCCGATCACCTGCCGATCTGCGTCGAACTGCTGTTGCCGGAGGGGCTCCGTCTGGCTGCGTGA
- a CDS encoding c-type cytochrome, translating to MKKLLLMVSLASVAALGTAHAAGDAEAGKTKSATCMACHGTDGNSAAPNFPKIAGQHPDYIVKQLKEFKSGERKDATMNGMAAALSDQDMEDLAAFYSKQKATEGQAAEDKVAAGETVYRAGNSASGVSACAACHGPTGAGNPMAKFPSLSGQHADYTMKQLKDFRAGARANDAGSMMRNIAAKMTDAEIEAVAQYVQGLH from the coding sequence ATGAAAAAGTTGTTGTTGATGGTCTCTCTCGCCAGCGTCGCTGCGCTGGGTACTGCGCACGCTGCCGGTGATGCCGAAGCGGGCAAAACGAAATCAGCCACGTGTATGGCGTGTCACGGAACCGACGGCAACAGTGCTGCTCCGAACTTTCCGAAGATTGCCGGTCAGCATCCCGACTACATCGTCAAACAACTTAAAGAGTTCAAGAGTGGTGAGCGTAAAGACGCGACCATGAACGGCATGGCCGCCGCGCTGAGCGATCAGGACATGGAAGACCTCGCTGCCTTCTACTCCAAACAGAAAGCGACCGAAGGCCAGGCTGCCGAAGACAAGGTGGCTGCGGGTGAGACCGTCTACCGTGCCGGCAACAGCGCCAGTGGCGTTTCGGCCTGTGCCGCGTGCCACGGCCCGACCGGCGCCGGCAATCCGATGGCGAAGTTCCCCAGCCTCAGCGGTCAGCATGCCGACTACACCATGAAGCAGCTCAAGGACTTCCGCGCCGGTGCGCGTGCCAACGATGCAGGCTCCATGATGCGCAACATCGCGGCCAAGATGACCGACGCGGAGATCGAAGCAGTCGCCCAGTACGTTCAGGGACTGCATTGA
- the htpX gene encoding protease HtpX, with translation MMRLLLFLGTNVAIIALISITFRVLGIDDLLAENRVDLDMNALLIYSAIIGFSGSFISLFLSKFMAKKTMGVHMIEEPQNRDEQWLLQTVKQQADAAGIKMPEVGIFQGSPNAFATGWNKNDSLVAVSTGLLQSMNRDEVEAVLAHEISHVANGDMVTLTLIQGVVNTFVVFFSRVIGHVVDRVVFKVERGHGPAFWITSLIAQFVLGILASMIVMWFSRWREYRADAGGANLAGRHKMISALRRLQQASGAQPLPDEMAAFGITGAGLKELFASHPPLEARIQALQQANG, from the coding sequence ATGATGCGTCTTCTGCTTTTTCTCGGCACCAACGTCGCCATCATTGCGCTGATCAGCATTACGTTTCGCGTACTGGGGATCGACGACCTGCTGGCAGAAAACCGTGTTGACCTGGACATGAATGCGCTGCTGATCTATTCGGCCATCATCGGATTCTCCGGCTCGTTCATCTCGCTGTTTCTGTCCAAGTTCATGGCCAAGAAGACCATGGGCGTGCACATGATCGAAGAGCCACAGAACCGCGATGAACAGTGGCTTCTGCAAACCGTAAAACAACAGGCGGACGCCGCCGGCATCAAGATGCCGGAGGTCGGCATCTTCCAGGGATCGCCGAACGCCTTTGCCACCGGCTGGAACAAGAACGACTCGCTGGTGGCGGTCAGTACCGGTCTGTTGCAGAGCATGAACCGCGATGAGGTCGAGGCGGTATTGGCCCACGAGATCAGCCACGTGGCGAACGGCGACATGGTCACGCTCACGCTGATCCAGGGCGTGGTCAACACCTTCGTGGTGTTCTTCTCGCGGGTGATCGGTCACGTCGTCGACCGGGTGGTGTTCAAGGTCGAACGCGGTCATGGCCCGGCGTTCTGGATCACCTCGCTGATCGCGCAGTTCGTGCTGGGCATTCTCGCGTCGATGATCGTCATGTGGTTCTCGCGCTGGCGCGAGTACCGTGCCGATGCCGGCGGTGCCAATCTTGCCGGACGACACAAGATGATCTCGGCATTGCGCCGCCTGCAACAGGCCAGCGGCGCCCAGCCGCTGCCGGACGAGATGGCCGCTTTCGGTATCACCGGCGCCGGCCTCAAGGAGCTGTTCGCCAGCCACCCGCCGCTCGAGGCCCGTATTCAGGCGCTGCAGCAAGCCAACGGCTGA
- the yidD gene encoding membrane protein insertion efficiency factor YidD, with product MFKTILIKLVRGYQLLISPVLGNNCRYMPSCSAYTIEAMEKWGPLRGLWMGIRRVGRCHPFHEGGYDPVPDPPEHEHKH from the coding sequence ATGTTCAAGACCATCCTGATCAAACTGGTCAGAGGGTATCAGCTGTTGATCAGCCCGGTACTCGGCAACAACTGCCGTTATATGCCGAGCTGCTCCGCCTACACCATCGAGGCGATGGAAAAATGGGGTCCGCTGCGCGGGCTGTGGATGGGGATTCGGCGTGTCGGTCGTTGCCATCCCTTCCATGAAGGCGGTTACGACCCTGTGCCGGATCCTCCCGAACATGAACACAAACACTGA
- a CDS encoding c-type cytochrome, with protein sequence MKKCVIAAVALMLAGSIGTAVAAGDVAAGKAKFAVCAGCHGPTGAGNEALKYPKLAGRDAAFVKEQLLAFKSGKRDNATMKAMTAGLNDADIDNLAAYVATLK encoded by the coding sequence ATGAAGAAGTGCGTTATCGCCGCCGTAGCCTTGATGTTGGCGGGATCGATCGGCACCGCTGTCGCTGCAGGCGACGTCGCTGCCGGTAAAGCAAAATTCGCCGTGTGCGCAGGTTGTCATGGTCCGACCGGCGCTGGCAACGAGGCACTGAAGTACCCGAAACTTGCGGGCCGGGATGCCGCGTTTGTCAAAGAGCAGTTGCTTGCCTTCAAATCGGGCAAACGCGACAACGCGACCATGAAAGCGATGACCGCCGGTCTGAACGACGCGGACATCGACAACCTCGCCGCCTACGTCGCGACGTTGAAATAA
- a CDS encoding MFS transporter, whose protein sequence is MSDPLNAAGVSDLQETRLDRIYNLVTGDEDARVCKDIPSESCDDQPRNFFAYLSANTLNKVADELSSAKLVLPWMLGSLGVPAAFTGFLVPIRESGVLVPQMAVAAYVRRMPLRKPVWLVGALLSALALFGIAAAALTLDGAAAGWAVIGMLVLFSLARGLCSVSAKDVLGKTVSKSRRGRLMGWSAGIGGVFTLVLGLVLSGVPLDRFGPSVFAMMFAGGGLLWLIALLSFNVIREQPGATEGGGNAFSVALENLRMLRDDKPFRQFVFGRMSLLAVALAPPFFVLLAHQKADGDLAGLGMMVIASGLASALSSPFWGALGDRSSRTVMALAAAGAGVLALFVSIAAFTGLSWLQHGWVHAVIFMLLTIMHSGVRLGRKVYLVDMATEKTRAAYVAVSNSVIGVAMLLGGLVGLIGDWLGVVPVIALLGAWSLLAAVESLRLSEVSEGR, encoded by the coding sequence GTGAGTGACCCGTTGAACGCGGCAGGCGTGAGCGACCTGCAGGAAACCCGGCTCGACCGAATCTACAACCTGGTTACCGGCGATGAAGATGCCCGGGTCTGCAAAGACATTCCGAGCGAATCGTGCGACGACCAGCCGAGAAACTTTTTTGCCTACCTCAGTGCGAATACCCTCAACAAGGTTGCCGACGAGCTGAGCAGCGCCAAGCTGGTGCTGCCGTGGATGCTCGGCAGCCTTGGTGTGCCGGCGGCCTTCACCGGCTTCCTGGTGCCGATCCGCGAGTCTGGCGTGCTCGTGCCGCAGATGGCGGTGGCCGCCTATGTGCGCCGTATGCCCCTGCGCAAGCCCGTATGGCTGGTGGGCGCGCTGCTTTCGGCCCTGGCGCTGTTCGGCATAGCCGCGGCGGCGCTGACCCTCGACGGGGCTGCGGCGGGGTGGGCCGTGATCGGCATGCTGGTGTTATTCAGCTTGGCCCGCGGTCTGTGCTCGGTGTCGGCCAAAGATGTGCTCGGCAAGACCGTATCCAAGAGCCGGCGCGGCCGCTTGATGGGTTGGAGTGCCGGTATCGGCGGCGTCTTCACCCTGGTGCTCGGATTGGTGCTCAGCGGGGTGCCGCTCGATCGCTTCGGTCCGAGCGTGTTTGCCATGATGTTCGCCGGCGGGGGCCTGCTGTGGTTGATCGCGCTGCTGTCGTTCAACGTGATCCGTGAACAGCCCGGTGCCACGGAAGGTGGCGGCAATGCCTTCAGTGTTGCGCTGGAAAACCTGCGCATGCTGCGCGACGACAAGCCCTTTCGCCAATTCGTATTCGGTCGCATGTCGTTGCTCGCGGTGGCGTTGGCGCCGCCGTTTTTTGTGTTGTTGGCGCATCAGAAAGCCGACGGCGACTTGGCCGGGCTGGGCATGATGGTGATTGCCAGCGGCCTGGCGTCAGCCCTCAGTTCGCCGTTCTGGGGCGCCTTGGGCGATCGATCGAGCCGGACCGTCATGGCGCTTGCCGCCGCCGGCGCCGGTGTTCTGGCCTTGTTCGTGAGCATCGCGGCTTTTACTGGGTTGAGCTGGCTGCAACACGGTTGGGTGCACGCGGTGATCTTCATGTTGCTGACCATCATGCACAGTGGTGTGCGTCTCGGCCGCAAGGTCTACCTGGTCGACATGGCCACCGAGAAGACGCGCGCCGCGTATGTCGCGGTATCCAACAGCGTGATCGGCGTTGCGATGTTGCTCGGCGGGCTGGTCGGGTTGATCGGTGACTGGTTGGGTGTCGTGCCCGTGATCGCGCTCCTTGGCGCGTGGTCGCTGCTGGCGGCTGTGGAGTCGTTGCGCCTGTCTGAAGTCAGCGAGGGCCGATAA
- a CDS encoding PilZ domain-containing protein gives MKTPFAERQYIRHPSRMPIRFDIQGDMPRREEYLRNVSEGGLCFASQIELDAGVLIRVTIPVLGQQFEVEGSVAWCRPAPAGSGFEIGVRFTTSQDRFSVRMVEQLCYIEDYRQQVQQDEGRYLTSEEAAREWIERFADKFPGLH, from the coding sequence GTGAAGACTCCGTTTGCTGAAAGGCAGTACATTCGTCATCCGTCGAGGATGCCGATTCGATTCGATATCCAGGGTGACATGCCGCGGCGCGAGGAATACCTGCGCAACGTCAGCGAAGGCGGTCTGTGTTTCGCCTCGCAGATCGAACTGGATGCCGGCGTATTGATCCGGGTAACGATCCCGGTGCTCGGGCAGCAATTCGAGGTGGAAGGCAGCGTCGCCTGGTGTCGTCCGGCTCCGGCGGGCAGCGGCTTCGAGATTGGCGTGCGCTTCACCACCTCACAGGATCGCTTCAGCGTGCGCATGGTGGAGCAGTTGTGCTACATCGAAGACTATCGCCAGCAGGTTCAGCAGGATGAGGGGCGTTACCTCACCAGCGAAGAGGCCGCGCGGGAATGGATCGAGCGCTTCGCCGACAAGTTTCCCGGCCTGCACTGA
- a CDS encoding YjfB family protein: MNISSIPSSLLQQINNGATQTGDAVAISVMRKTLDIQASQASQLISAAAQAGPDPSNPVGQNINIKV; the protein is encoded by the coding sequence ATGAACATCTCCAGCATTCCTAGCAGCCTGCTGCAGCAAATCAACAACGGTGCCACCCAGACGGGTGATGCCGTGGCGATCTCGGTCATGCGGAAGACGCTCGATATCCAGGCGTCGCAGGCAAGCCAGTTGATTTCAGCAGCAGCGCAGGCTGGGCCCGACCCATCCAACCCAGTGGGTCAGAACATCAACATCAAGGTGTGA
- a CDS encoding zinc ribbon domain-containing protein, with translation MPVSRPYGTMRAMADLTSLFLAPQDPFADASGHAVSQVLRELKIIGDTLGDDLYRAGDNFSRHVVFAGCSPHLVMEPPEGGSRRFCHVALHGPFAQPKLVTGPNTVKPRCPHCRKRFDDWREHLQQWLRNGQQVRCGHCGTVNSVHTIDWREHALSGRYLIELRNVFPGEATPSDVFLQTLEQESKMPWRYAWAAYLDID, from the coding sequence TTGCCAGTCTCACGCCCCTACGGCACCATGCGCGCCATGGCCGATCTGACCAGTCTCTTTCTCGCCCCGCAGGATCCGTTCGCCGATGCGTCTGGCCACGCAGTGTCGCAGGTGTTGCGCGAGCTGAAGATCATTGGTGACACTCTGGGCGACGATCTCTACCGCGCGGGCGACAACTTCAGCCGGCACGTGGTGTTTGCCGGCTGTTCGCCGCACCTGGTCATGGAGCCACCGGAAGGCGGCAGTCGCCGTTTCTGCCACGTCGCGCTACATGGTCCGTTTGCGCAACCGAAATTGGTAACGGGGCCGAATACGGTCAAGCCGCGCTGTCCGCATTGTCGCAAACGATTCGACGACTGGCGCGAACACTTGCAGCAATGGCTGCGCAACGGTCAGCAGGTGCGATGCGGGCACTGCGGCACGGTAAACAGCGTGCATACGATCGATTGGCGCGAACATGCCCTGAGCGGTCGCTACCTGATAGAACTGCGCAACGTGTTTCCCGGCGAAGCCACGCCCAGTGATGTGTTCCTGCAAACGCTCGAACAGGAAAGCAAGATGCCGTGGCGCTATGCCTGGGCGGCGTATCTCGACATCGATTGA
- a CDS encoding thiol:disulfide interchange protein DsbA/DsbL: MKKLLAALLSGLVILATAPSIAKSFEEGLQYVPIQPQPAVGTGNEVEVVEFFWYGCPHCRDFEPTVSQWAQSLPENVKFSQVPVMFGGAADLHAQMYYSLESMGELQRLHEKLFHAMHVQKLKLRSLAEIEAFLQENGVDIEQFSRTMNSFAVAAKVNRARALMRRYGIRGVPALVVDGRYRSGKGFASYQEMTEVADHMVDKVLAQRQEQAK, from the coding sequence GTGAAAAAACTGCTAGCGGCCTTGTTGAGCGGCCTTGTGATACTCGCGACGGCACCGTCGATCGCCAAGTCGTTCGAAGAGGGTCTGCAATACGTACCGATCCAACCTCAACCTGCCGTTGGTACTGGCAACGAAGTCGAGGTGGTTGAGTTCTTCTGGTACGGCTGTCCGCACTGCCGCGACTTCGAGCCTACCGTCTCGCAGTGGGCGCAATCGTTGCCCGAAAACGTCAAATTCTCACAGGTGCCGGTGATGTTCGGTGGTGCGGCCGACCTGCATGCCCAGATGTACTATTCGCTGGAGAGCATGGGTGAACTGCAGCGGCTGCACGAGAAACTGTTCCACGCGATGCATGTGCAGAAGCTCAAGCTGCGCTCGCTGGCGGAAATCGAGGCGTTTCTGCAAGAAAACGGCGTGGACATCGAACAGTTCTCGCGCACCATGAATTCGTTTGCGGTGGCGGCCAAGGTCAATCGTGCACGCGCCTTGATGCGTCGCTACGGCATACGCGGTGTTCCTGCGCTGGTCGTCGATGGGCGCTATCGTAGTGGAAAGGGATTCGCCAGCTACCAGGAAATGACTGAAGTTGCGGATCACATGGTCGATAAGGTTCTTGCACAACGCCAGGAGCAGGCAAAATAA
- a CDS encoding YbaN family protein, with protein MPDSKNGKLGRHFCLALGWVCVVLGIIGALLPLMPTTVFLLIAAWAFSRSSERWHQWLRQHARFGETIRAWEEHHAMPRRAKRIAFLALAASYGFTAFIYGPFSWAALIGGVCIAGVALYIAHIPVLVKPSEQTAES; from the coding sequence GTGCCAGACAGCAAGAACGGAAAATTGGGCAGACACTTTTGCCTGGCATTGGGCTGGGTGTGTGTTGTGCTCGGGATCATCGGCGCCCTGCTGCCGTTGATGCCGACGACCGTGTTCCTGCTGATCGCCGCCTGGGCGTTCTCGCGCTCGTCCGAGCGCTGGCACCAATGGCTTCGCCAGCATGCCAGGTTCGGCGAAACGATCCGCGCCTGGGAAGAGCATCACGCCATGCCGCGCCGTGCCAAGCGCATTGCATTTCTCGCCCTGGCCGCTTCCTACGGCTTCACCGCCTTCATCTACGGCCCGTTTTCATGGGCGGCACTGATCGGCGGCGTATGTATCGCCGGGGTCGCACTGTACATCGCCCACATCCCGGTACTGGTCAAACCCAGCGAGCAGACCGCCGAGTCTTGA
- a CDS encoding ferredoxin--NADP reductase, protein MTRWIEGRIARKTRWNDTHYSLAIDAEAPTFTAGQFVRIGLDIGDERVGRPYSLVNPPQEPLLEIFFNTIPEGPLSNRLAALDTGDTIWLTDAANGLLTLSEVPDESKDLWLLATGTGVGPFLSMLQTAEPWERFDKVVLAYGVRQTKNLGYLDLIERFTREHPDKFHFVPFVTAESVEGAFNCRIPETLANGALEQRLGLQLQAERSHVMLCGHSGMISDAVEILESRGLRRHRRKQPGHISTEKYH, encoded by the coding sequence ATGACCCGATGGATCGAGGGGCGGATTGCCCGTAAAACCCGGTGGAACGACACCCACTATTCGCTCGCTATCGACGCCGAGGCACCGACATTCACCGCCGGCCAGTTCGTGCGCATCGGCCTGGATATCGGCGACGAGCGTGTCGGGCGGCCCTATTCGTTGGTCAACCCGCCGCAAGAGCCGCTGCTCGAGATATTTTTCAACACCATTCCCGAAGGGCCTTTGAGCAACCGCTTGGCGGCGTTGGATACCGGGGACACGATCTGGCTGACCGACGCGGCGAACGGCCTGTTGACGCTTTCAGAGGTTCCCGACGAAAGCAAAGACCTCTGGTTGCTCGCTACCGGCACGGGCGTGGGGCCCTTCCTGTCGATGCTGCAAACGGCCGAACCCTGGGAGCGTTTCGACAAAGTCGTGCTGGCCTACGGTGTACGCCAGACCAAGAACCTCGGCTATCTCGACCTGATTGAACGCTTTACTCGCGAGCACCCGGACAAGTTCCATTTCGTGCCGTTCGTAACCGCCGAATCAGTGGAAGGGGCATTCAACTGCCGAATCCCGGAAACCCTCGCCAACGGCGCGCTGGAACAACGCCTGGGGTTGCAATTGCAGGCAGAACGCAGCCACGTGATGTTGTGTGGCCATTCGGGCATGATCAGCGACGCGGTCGAGATCCTCGAATCACGCGGACTCAGACGTCACCGGCGCAAACAGCCGGGACACATCAGCACCGAGAAATACCACTGA
- a CDS encoding GGDEF domain-containing protein — protein MADDWRERYLQLADRHEREAAQFEEAGKDFTRLITRLCVAVSGLDAGLDPHLERLRNVARTGKTDALLRQAGDLADDLMRASEDRVQPNLLQQLLQRAKLAQREQDEVMKLWAKAQTNPAKVDNKTLDRLTELLSKALDASAAPAAAETKSGGLLSRLVGKSPSDIGTPPNQALLELLQSIEWPNHLAEEVEEFRSALSGEAKRDAWVDVVRKISDLVLRAMEQAHVNAQTAETFLNELSERLLAFDQHMLDEGGRREESRESGKRLGEQMNSEVVSLSASVRDSVDLAQLQASVLGSLDRMHAHVRAHLDDENARREKAETEAGELRQQLNQLERDTFDLRREVAQTYQEAMCDALTGLPNRRAYDERIAQEFARWKRFGEPLALLVWDVDDFKKLNDTFGHKAGDRALAMVAKTLTTRLRETDFLARYGGEEFVLVFIGASPKDALKVADVMRQAIENIGLHSHGKPVKLTVSGGMSAFAEGDDPEKVFERADKALYDAKHQGKNRVVAN, from the coding sequence ATGGCCGACGACTGGCGCGAACGTTACCTCCAACTAGCCGATCGTCACGAACGTGAAGCCGCCCAGTTCGAAGAGGCGGGCAAAGATTTCACGCGACTGATCACCCGTCTGTGCGTTGCGGTATCCGGTCTGGATGCCGGGCTCGACCCCCATCTCGAACGCCTGCGCAATGTCGCCCGCACCGGCAAGACCGATGCCCTGTTGCGTCAGGCCGGCGATCTCGCTGACGACCTGATGCGCGCTTCGGAAGACCGTGTGCAGCCTAACTTGCTGCAGCAACTTCTGCAGCGGGCCAAGCTGGCGCAGCGTGAACAAGACGAAGTGATGAAGCTGTGGGCCAAGGCGCAGACCAATCCGGCGAAGGTCGATAACAAGACGCTCGACCGCTTGACCGAACTGCTCAGCAAGGCGCTCGATGCATCCGCTGCGCCCGCTGCTGCCGAGACAAAAAGCGGCGGCCTGCTGTCCCGTTTGGTCGGCAAGTCGCCTTCCGATATCGGAACTCCGCCGAATCAGGCCTTGCTCGAGCTGTTGCAGAGCATCGAGTGGCCGAATCACCTGGCCGAAGAGGTCGAAGAATTCCGCAGCGCCCTGTCCGGCGAGGCCAAGCGCGATGCCTGGGTCGACGTGGTGCGCAAGATCAGCGACCTGGTGTTGCGCGCCATGGAGCAGGCGCACGTCAACGCGCAAACCGCAGAAACCTTCCTCAACGAACTGAGTGAGCGCCTGCTGGCCTTCGATCAGCATATGCTCGACGAAGGCGGTCGGCGTGAAGAATCGCGCGAGAGTGGAAAGCGGCTCGGCGAACAGATGAACAGCGAGGTCGTTTCACTGTCGGCCAGTGTGCGCGACAGCGTCGATCTTGCTCAGCTGCAGGCCAGTGTGCTCGGCAGTCTCGACCGGATGCATGCCCACGTGCGTGCCCACCTCGATGACGAGAATGCACGTCGCGAGAAGGCCGAAACCGAGGCCGGCGAGTTGCGCCAGCAGTTGAATCAGCTCGAACGCGATACCTTCGATCTGCGCCGCGAGGTGGCGCAGACTTACCAGGAGGCGATGTGCGATGCGCTCACCGGGCTGCCCAACCGGCGTGCTTATGACGAGCGCATTGCGCAAGAGTTCGCCCGCTGGAAACGCTTTGGTGAGCCGCTGGCGTTGCTGGTATGGGACGTCGATGATTTCAAGAAACTCAACGACACCTTCGGCCACAAGGCCGGTGACCGCGCATTGGCGATGGTCGCCAAGACCTTGACCACGCGGCTGCGTGAAACCGACTTTCTCGCCCGCTACGGGGGTGAGGAGTTCGTGTTGGTGTTCATTGGCGCATCACCGAAGGATGCGCTGAAAGTCGCCGATGTGATGCGTCAGGCGATCGAGAATATCGGTCTGCATTCGCATGGGAAACCGGTCAAGCTCACCGTGTCGGGTGGCATGTCGGCATTCGCCGAAGGCGACGATCCGGAGAAGGTCTTCGAACGCGCCGACAAGGCGTTGTACGACGCCAAGCATCAGGGCAAGAATCGCGTCGTTGCCAACTGA